The genomic DNA GGCTGAAAACTTGTCACCAACGATGTAAAGTCGaccttaaaattcaaaacaaaataaacaaagagACAAGCCTTTTTATTTAACTGATTCTTGTTAGAATACAAGCAAAACGTTTGACGTACTTTTCAAAGCATGTGTGTAGTATGAGCAGgaagatttgaaagaaaaaggTCCTCAAATATCAGAGAAAAATCCTTCAGATTGCTTTGAGAAGATTCAACAACTGCTAAGGCTGCATTTACAAATACGTTTGGGGCGGCTAGAGGAATTCAAAGGGGGACAGTTAGGGTGACGGTAGCAGATGGGGGATTTGAATGGTTTGCACTGGGTGGGCCCATAGGGGTGGgatcataaaatattttggttctttattgtttcatattttcagaTTCCTTAGTTTGGTAGgtaattaaattaaaaaatgaatgaatataacatttttatttcatccatTGGCTCTAATGTTGATGATAATTAAATAAATTCCGGAATGATTTTATATAATTTCCATGACGTTTATTTAATTTAAGCTTATAAACATGGACCTACATATGAATAATAAATGCAAGAGTGTTATTATAATATTGACTTTTAAATTCATGGCTGTActgaaatacacatatttatggctgtaataaaatatacaaaatttatgGCTGTACTGAAATATACACAATTTATGGCTGTACTGAAATATGAACATTTATAGCTAGACTAAAATGCAACCTTCACCGATGTATGTGTAACATAACATAAATGCTGGCTGTGTTGAacgtagctgtggaaacgctaTATGTTAGCGGagtagcgtgcgtcgctatgcgggtcaaaggtcaaccccgccgtGGTTTCCACAGCTATGTTGAAGGGAGTCTTTCAATATGATAAGgtgtaaaacaaaaaaaaaggcaGTTGATACGAAGAGCAGAAATGCTGAAAAAATATATCAGAAATGTGTTTAATACTGTTTGCTTAATAAATATTTGGCGATATATAATATTGGggacaatattttatcatatagaGGGGTGGGATTTGAATGTTTTGAGACTATAGAGGAGAATCTAAAACGaattaagatttcaatcgcgattcctctaGCCTCCCCTCCCgtgtatttgtgaatgcaacctATGTCACTGAGTATGGTTGCCGTGCTGATTCGTGCCCCGCCTTCATGTGTTTACATGCATCCGGTCAAATCATATCGTCCATTTTCAAAACACATCTTTATATAAACTCACCCCTGTCTTGTGATGACTTCAATTCGCTCTCAGCGAAATCAAAGATGCCTTGGAGATGGCGAAGAAGGTCTTGAAAGTCATCCTCGGTGGGATTACAGAGAGGCGTTTTCGATGACTTCGTCTCGTATATTTCCTTTAATTCAGGGTGCTTTGCCGCCATTTCTTTTGCGTATCGAATCGATTCATTATGATCTGAAAAGAAAGGGAGATAATATGAAGCGTTTCCCTAATGATTGGAGTGTTTAATTCGATAATGACGACCGACTATGGGGGTATTAGGATGAATGCAACTAGAATCCCTCCTAAAGAAATGTGTTTGTTGGGAGTGATTAATTTTCTAAAAATTAATCCTTTGTTTGTATTTGTGGCAATAGTAAAGATTGGTTGCTAAAAGCCTTTGGATATGGTCTCATAAGGGTTTTCCTAGGGACCTTATAGCTATGTAGACTATATTTCTCACTATTGACTCCCTAGTTTACCAGTGATTGATGTAAAAGGCTTGTCTTCACTCTTTCCGATATTTGTTCCGCGCATTAGGAAACAACAAATGGTTAtatcttgaaattttgcaaaattttaaatacaGAGGACAGTACAATATGCCATTGCTTAGATTTTTGATTTCTGTCCTTGATTGCCAACTTAACCATTTGATTCGAATGGGTCTTAGATTTTCAATGTAGATAATTATAGGGGTTAAAGTTGAACATTTGTTTCAGAACTATTTCCTATCATTGTTTGCAAACTCTCTTAGTGAATGAAATCTAAATATTCTCACTTTTTTGGCTGACCTTTTCGGCTTAAAATTATCAATTACACAGTGGAGTACTCGTAGGGAAAGTGCCTACATTTATAGACGCGTGTGCAGGCATCATGGTCCATTGGGCCGGGGTCAGGTTCGGGGACGTAGGCAGGGTACTTGTAGCAACCGCCGACCAGATCCCCCATATAGAAGCTATCGATCAGGTCTTGGAAATCTTGTACTCGCTTCCATTCGGCCGACCCCTTTTCCGGGTAGAGTTTTCCCGCTATAACGTAGATTAAACAAGGACGTGATATATGCCAAATAATACATAATTACGGGGTTTGCAGGCGATCGACCGTCACAAAATACTGTCACCGGGTGTTGATAGCCAGGGTCtgtttttttgtattgttgctGTATAGAACTTTTCACTAGATATCTATATTCTATTCTGTCAGATTGAAGAATTACGGGGCTAATGCTAAGCTGTAGTGTAATTCAGCGATATCTTAGAGGTATGTTTTGTATATATAAAGGTACCCTAAGGAAAGCGCTGAGTTCTATCCGTATAAAGTGTTCTCAAGATGTGCCGTTTCTTTGTATTTACTGTTTAGACAACTCAGAGGACAAAATGGCTAAATTATCATTCTTTATGCAATCCCACaattataaatttgcataaaattagtCAAATCATGGAAGCACCTTTATGCACTACATAAAATTTGGCACACAGAAAGTCAGTATGGTGCCTATATGAACGTTTCATGGCTCATCAAAATTATTCACCTTGATGCAGTCCAATACATGTGCATAATTTTTACACGTGTGTTAAAGAGTATGAAACTACACTGGGGATGACAACTGGCTTTAAGGCAGTCTCTACAAAAAATGGGAGAGGGATACATTTTAAATCATGGTTAGAAATATTTAGTGTATGAAATATTTAGACTATGATTACTTCTGAGGTTAAATCAAAGTAAGCAAAACAGTTGAGCACAAGACTGAATAAAGTTTATAAATCCAGTTTCCTTACTTACAACCCTGTAATTCTGAATCAATATATTCTAAAATCTGACGGGAATCCGAAATGGCCCTTTTTCTGTGCACCATCACCGGTATTTTTGCATGCGGATTGAGTTTGACAAACCAGGGCTGCAGATGTTCCATATTCGTCGTCTTGATGAAGCATAAATTGAACGGAATGTTCTTGAACTCCAAGGCAAGCATCGCCTGGAAAGGAAAAGGACCAAGATGCTCATCAAATGACCGAAACAGATTTATAAACTGTTGTGAGAGTCTGACTTGTTAGACTTTTACTGGTCATATATCTCAGATGAGGTCTTTGTCAATGTCatatacataacttttgttgatCGGAAACAAACTTGATGTTTGCCGTCTTCTTATCCTGATTGTGCTCGTACGTTGCGGCGGAGGCAGCAAGGCAGGCTTGTTGACTGACCTCCCTGGATCTGTGTTAGGCAATCATATTTACCCAGACATTCGCCGAAcctatttcattcaaagttgctATAAGGATAATATGTTTAACAGGGACATATCAAAGACAGATCGCGTTTGCGATACGGTGCAATATGGCCACCGGTAGCGATTAATTTCCTCACAAAAAGGTTATCGCACTAACAATACATTACTGAAATTACTTCTTCACAATATAGTTGTACTAGCATTGACCATAGCACTACAGCGCAAGGGCTTGGCTACAGTGCAGTTGTCCTGACGCAAGATTTCTAGCATGACGGAAGGTATagataaaaatatcctttaatTTATTGTAAGAAATCGCTTTATTCAGTTCTGTCATTACGTCATCAAGACTGACTCAAGCAAAACAAAAGTTGGCGCAACAAATCTTATCACCTCATGTGTATGAACTTGACTTTCCAAACTATGAGCAAtgctatatttttttttatatctaATTGAAACATTATCCTCTTGGCTTGTAAAAACAGGGAACCACAACAATCAGAAGAGTCTGCCTCCTACCTAGACATGTTTTGTAAATTGACAGGGATAGTCACTTTTCTACCAATCTGCATGATGAAAGGATTTCAATTTTACTATCATCAATTTCCCACGCCTTGAGAGTAGTTTTCCAATTTCACCTGCTGACGTTGTGTACATTTCCCAAATCATTTGCTATGAAGAAGCCTGCAACTcacatacagaatattttaaGAGATGTGGCTTTCCCAGGTACCTCAAATTTAAACTTCTGAATCAAGGTTACTTAAAACAACGCATTGTCTCCACATTTTACTGGTGCTGATTGGCAGGTATCACCAGAGTGTATCCCAGAGGCAGATGATAGCCGATGATATCAGTGATGCATTATTAAGGTTGAACATTTTGCACCTCACATAAAGATTGATGTATGGCGGGTGCTAAATATAGACCAGGGAACACCTGGCATCACTTCTCGGTTGATGTTTTGATGGGAGTACAGTCATCTGTGTTCAcggaatttgacatttttcttgtgTATTTTGTGTCTTTGAAATGATTGTTGTTTGCGCTGTGCTGCTTTTAAGTTGACTTCTCGTTGATGTGACTCAGTCTGATTTTTGAACAGTGACTGTGGATTCTGGATGCTGGATCGATCTTTTTGGGAAAGTGATATGGAATAGACAAATAACCTACTGTACTTACCCTTACTGCATAGTACCCAATAGGGTTTATGTACAGTGTAACGCCTTGATTTTCCGCTTCACTTTCCATGATTTGTTCCTAATTAATCCTCTACCTAGGTACGCCTGTACATGAACCACAACAAAGAAAGACTTGAAGTCAATCTTAAGTTTGTTTCATATGAGTGGCATTTACTCATGAATCAGAAAGAccattttctgtaaattataTAACTTTCAGTCTGAAGTCGAAATATAAAGGACAAGGGTTTGAAATCGAACACAAATTAAAACATGATcgaattacatacatacatacatacatacatacatacatacatacatacatacatacatacatacatacatacatacatacatacatacatacatacatgtgaaaTTGAAAACTGGTAATGGGTACTTAAATACGGATATACTGACAATCTACTTATATACAAACACCTGTGTCTCTTTTAATGAACAGTTGAACAAAAGTTGAGTTGAATATTATTTGAATAGCCGTGTCGCTATGTCATGATCAAGTGACTTTACCATGTCAACGTATTTTGAGATTGGATGCCCAGTAACTGATTCAgtcaattttacttttgaagACATTTGCTGAGCTGGATGGAATGGTGTCTTCAAATGTTATACATTTAGTTACACATTTAGTGACGTCATCGCAATGAAAGACCTTTAGTTTATAGATGAGGGcacagacaaagagaaacagactggcaacggatattgttcaaggcgtgaagcagttacgtaacccatccatgttcgcctcgcctcaggtagctctcgcctctcttttccgaagagtgccgaccatgcatcattcggtaattttcggattttcgccaattgtcaagcgaaagtatgttcggcaaagtttgtgttgttgttgtcgtgtgctgagcagaattgacgtgctggcaaaaacgggagtgttttgagcttcaggaaagtgagtttaaccattttaaaaattcctctaatatttttatgaatatataatgagtgtgtttgaatcaaatttgaaagtctttcatCGATACTGactggtttacggtcagtcataccgccTTTTACAtgttcgtcaaggaaggacatgtttatgaaactgctggcgggTTATGTTTGATTGgcatgaagcagtgtttctgccttgagagctcacaaagtaactatggttgctacgcgactggcagcacgatgccatctcgtcgtatttttcgcataatctcgtgcaattatcaaccacaaacaaagtctccaaaaagggTAACAACTTTGAAGCTCATtctaatatgaaaaggccatagtctaccgagacgaccatggaacaaaaggcatgccgcgttgctagtctgtttctctagTTGTCTGTGATGAGGGGGACTTTCTTGTTGAGGGGCGGACTGGCAATGGAAAGCACAGCAACATATAAGATGGATAACATCGTTTCTCCACATCTGAACTCCCGGTACAAAGGGAATGATCCTTGCAAGAAATCCATCAGAGCCTAAAAGCTAAACATGGCAAACTACAGAAACAAGCGCATAGTCGACGTGTCTCTCCAGTGGTAATTTTAATTCTTAGCATAGCACCGCCACGCACAGTACATATGATCATGGTAGGTAACCTTCAGATGTTTTTGCGCATACTCGACGAAATGTGACCTTCGCCGATTGAGACGAAGACCTCTTTTGAACCCTGGGGGCCAAGGATTTCGAATGTTATCACACCaataatttaaacatttgcGTAGCTTATGTTCAAACAATATTGATTAAACATGAACAAACGCCGATTTATCAACGTCGGCTTATGTCTACAATTAAAAGGACATATAGCCCTTGATAATATAGTGGGCGTTCTACTTTGCGTCGTATCGCGAAACGTGATAAAATCGTTATCAGTGCATGATGACGCAGGTTTTCGGGTTACGGGTACTCAGTGTCTTACCACGCATGATGCCACATAACTGCATCAATCCTTCTAGTAGTGAAGGGACAGTAGTTGTAACTCTTTCGAATGTCGACgacagcttttttttttttttgctctgcTCCCAAAGCATGATGGGTATGGCTTGTCGGTTCATCCTGTACACGTATACAGACTGGCTTTGTTATTGATAACTGACTTTGGGTCTGAACTGAAATCTAAAGTTAAAAAGTAACCCAGCACTTTATACAAGGTGAGTTGGCGAGTTTTAAAGTCGTGAAGTTTCCTtccaaaataaatataaaaaaacggAATAAATATCACAAACTGACAACCCCTGTCCCTCTAATAATACTCCCCTTGTCTGTTTTAAGTTTCGCTCATTTACTTCTTGCCGAATCAGTACGGTCAAAATTCGATTAAATGAAtggtaaaaatgaaaaatatttatttttgttcgaTAAAACAAAGTCATCTTCTTATTATAACCTCAGTGTGTTAAAATGCCCATTACCTATATGCCATGCTAAAAGGTAAGGATGGGGTAAAATCGTGGCGAAaattgtcaacaacaaaatCGGACATTTCACTCATGATACAGGCCGTGTTTGGCAATATTAACTGCGACATTATTCTAGGAGAACAAATAAATGGCATTTTACAAATTGAAATCTATCAAAAGCTAGCGTCGCATTATTGTCTGACTGTCATCAACACGCAACTTTTGTCTATTTATTTTGCAACTCGTGATAGTCACAGTGTTTTGATTATATTAAAGTTCATGATTCGCAGCAAAGGCGTCTTCGCAATACCGCCGGGTGCTACCTGTTCAAGATGCCCCTCCCATCGCGTTCAGTAATTTATTGCAGAGATATTGAAAAcactgtttgttgttttttcctcTACACCATCGTCTGTGCACATGACAACCGCTGTaatcatactgataatgtctcaGACATTGaaattggagagagagagagagagagagagagagagagagagagagagagagagagagagagagagagagagagagagagagagagagagagagagagagagactggacaaaatgcttgatatgcaacaatatatacatatatactgattctgtacatgtgtcaaatacattttGTATACACGTActtatactaataaaatgcaaaactacagtgtacacttagtgtgcaaagatctgcattacatatatactcatgatctgcatagatatacgctacgcatatcaacgtattggaatttCTGTGATAGAATCAgcgtattttgaaaacaaagaaatcattGTCTTAGGGGATTTTAACATAAATCTTCTTACTCCCATGGGGAAGAAACACGATGTTCATAAAGGAATGGAATCTCTGAATTTCGAGCAACTTATCACTGTTCGTAATGCGtattttacaggtattgttaaTAAGTATCATTCCAGTCTCAATGCTCACCTGACATGGGTCTTATTGATAACTGGGTTAGTTCAAAAGTTGGTGCTACCATGGCCAATTTTAAGATTCCTCCGATTTCTGTTAAGTTTGTTACAGAGCAGCTTTCTATACTAAGTGAATGTAAATCAGCTGGTTACGACAATGTCTCTCCAAATTCTTGAAAATTGGTGTTCTTGTATTGCAGATTCTGTTacagaaatgtttaatttgtcaaTTACCAGTGGTACTTTTCccgactgtttcaaatgtgcTAAAGTAGTTCCGATTCATAAGGGAGGCTCTAAGAGTGATGTAaacaactataggcctatctcACTTCTGCCTGTTCTCtctaaaatactagaaaaacatgtttatattagtctgtacaattttatgcattcaAACGATCTTTTTGTCAGCTCGCAATCTGGTTTTAGACAATATCACTCTTGTCACACTGctttagtcaagttaactgaccagCTTTTACAGAATATGGATCAAGGATTGTATAGTGGTGTATTGTTTTTAGATTTATGTAAAGCTTTTGATcttgttgatcataacattttgctgagAAAACTTTCTGTTTACAGGCTTTCTGATTTGTCACTAAAGTGGTTTCAATCATACCTTACAGGAAGAAGCCAATTTGTTAGCTATTTAGGTGTACACTCCGATATTTTGTCGATTACGTGTGGTGTACCTCAGGGTCCATTTTGGGTCCACTTCTGTTTTGATCTTCATTAATGATCTTCCCTTTGCCTCAACATGGGAAGCTTAGATATGCTTGCCGATGACCAAACTTTGTGTGTTTCTGGAATTGACATTGAACAAGTCGAGGGGAGACTGAATGGAGATCTCGTGCCAATCTCAAACTGGGTTCATAACAATAGCATGGCAATTAACACcactaaaacaaaatatatgattgTTGCGTCTCGCCCCAAAATTTATCACTTAGCCactctgatatttcatttcacattCAGATCAATGATACTCTCATtgacagtgttgctgttcacaaACTACTTGGTGTTCAATTAGACaacattttatgctgggatgACCACATAGATAATTTGTGCAAGACTTTGTCTGCAAGAATTGGTGTTATAAGACGACTACGCCTCTATTCTCAAAGGAGTGTTCTTTTGCTAGTTTATAACgctttgttcttttctgtaaTTGACTATTGTTGTATTGTTGGGCTAGTACATCTAAGACCAATCTCCAAAGATTGTAAAAACTCCAGAAAAGGGCTGGTAAGGTAATTCTTGGAGTTGACACGACTTTTCCTTCTCGAACAGTTTTTGTTAGTTTGCACTGGTTGCCCATAGATTTACGTATTGAATACTTTACAGCTGTTATGACTTCAAAGCTTTAAATGGTCTCGCACCAAGCTATATTAGTGATCTATTCCAACCTCTCTCAGAAATGGATCGTTTAAATACTCGTAGTTCTAGTAATGGTAACCTTTACCCACCAATGTTTAGGAGAAGCatgggtcaaagatcatttgtATATCGAGCTACTAAAATCTGGAATTCCATTCCCCCAACTATCCGTGACTGTGAAGCCTTGTCGAGGTTTAAatcaaaactgcattgttatcttttcatgaaatattgtaatgaaggCTCTGACTTAGACTAGCCTATTTTTCCTTTGTCTTCGACATCTTCTATTCGTCTATTCcatacgtttttgtttattcgatgatttgtttgtgtattttgtcttcttttcatgagggctctgatggaaattacaattactttactgtaatcagattaccctctttaaataaagtgtaataataataatagtattgGAATTTTCCTTATACAAAGATATATGTTACGtatacaattaatattgtgttccatatacgtcaatacgtacatatactgaacgtatatcatgcattttgtccaaagagagagagagagagagagagagagagagagagagagagagagagagagagagagagagagattgtgtgtgtgtgtgtgtgtgtgttttggacTTATAACATGTATAagggattggtcagtttctATGGCCAGgaggggccggtggattcatgggggtcaccctgtttttgactttggtgatagggtggtctccatgtttttgaaatgcccaatagggggggggggggttcagtgtgtttttgaatttcgacacaggctcatcatttttgcctaaaatgcattgcgtcagccacaaatttcatcattcagttgcatttttcggcgcgcccttcgggcgcataactttaataatcagacatattttaagcATGccaaactttaacatatcaggcatacatatatcagagatatctgtatgttcaatattgctcttcgagcacattactttaatatatcagacagttttcagcacgcccttcctgtgcacgactttaatatacaaatatcataggtatcaggatgtttcatgacatatttttctctgcgcccttcgggcgccatactttaataactcagagatatatgccagagatatcttgatgtttgctaagtgaaagtgtaccgttatgaaatctgcatttcatatgaaaagcatgacaaattcctgatacttttctgttctctgtattagaattcagtatgagaaagcaacatgcacaaatatttcacaatatatatttgataaagtgacttattttagagatagaaaaatgacaagacatctttcgttgtcattgatgcaactgttttcctttgtgtctcaggttttctgtagaatgatgctttttatgaccaaaataacagttaaaaaggcagttttgcCACTATTAGCTGTGCTtgtatggtttcaatgttacaagaaaaggtcatctcagacactgcacacatcagatttggctaaaatgcctctctatggccctcaggagatttaattggatggcttgcaagtcttaacacccatcaaagtttttgatttactgctttaaaattgatattaatgattgacatccatttctgttcaggacatctggtaaGCATAGAAAATgagaaatacattcacaactcattcaaaatgtactgtattaaaacttcaaaattgacactttgaaattcgtatcttacaactgacatgtcaacaatttcattaaaacacagaatgactgttaaaatataaatgtatgtaaaatataatatatatatatatatatatatatatatatattatatgtccCCCTttttttacagttgtcgcgtgcggggggtcactctgttttcgaaatttgggatagggggggtcaccctgttttcaaaatttgggatagggggggtcagccactttttgacgtcggcaaaataaatatataataaaaacaaaataatccacccccccccccccaccaccaggccgaagaaactgaccagtccctaaggccTCTTTCAGTAGCCTGTCAACAGTGTTATCAACTTGGGACCCACTTTGTAATCTAGGTCGACTTCGAAATATCCCTGCGTACATTTTCGTTCTGCTGCTCTGACATCCCACAACAGTGTACGTGTCAAACACAACCATATGGCAATATCCATTATCGTCGAATAAAATAGTAACTGTTACATTCAACGAAATTCTGATGGTATCATTTAAAAGAACACACATGTGCACACTGACTTTGTCATTAAGTTTTCTGGCAGGATGCGGAAGCATACAAAATTGTTCAGTTGTTTGGCTTACCTGCCGTCAGGAACGCTTCAGTAGACGATATGGCATATATATCGACTGTTTAAAAACCTTTACCTTTAATATCAAAGTTTCAATTTGCTTTCTGACatttctgactgaccttttcagctTCAGAGCAAAGTTGACACGAGCAAGATAATCGAGATAGTAAATTTCTATTGTGTCCGCCATGACACATGGGCAAGATTGCACGATCATAAATTCTTTCAGCTATCTTTGAGATAAGTCACATTCCCAGGAGCGCGAGTGTCTATGTTCAAAAACATCAAATGTGATTAAAACCGTTTTAGAATGAACGATGTTTGATGAAAAGAGAGTAACTCCTGTTGATTCATAAATTCTTCTACAATTCTTACGAAAATGGCAATTGTCAGTATTTCCTTGCTGAAGCCACACAGTTACTGTAACCTAACACAGCCATTCCAAAATGGGCCCTGCGTGTTTCGATTCATATGGATAGTCTGCAACGTCAAAAAGTCAGTTTTGTCCATAAAAAGGTGTAAGAAAGCAACAAGACTATTATTTATTGACGTCATCTTATTATTTCACTTAGAGCATTGGTTGGAATATATGaataatacatttttattttcaacaatagTATTCTCACTGTAGATCAACATGTCTTCTTGCTTTAAGCTCGATATTTTGATTTGTGTAGTTTATCCTCTTTCAAAGATATACAAAGAACAACGTCATCAACATTTCCAGTGTATAACAGAAGTTAACTGATGATATTTCACCTTTGGACTCAGTTCGATGCTAAATCTGAACATTGCCCTAACGTTGTAACAACGATTCAAAACTCAATTTATCTTTAAAGTACCCATTTGACTTTTTTGTCCTGTTTTGGGAATGCCTTTACGCGTttgtcttaagg from Ptychodera flava strain L36383 chromosome 12, AS_Pfla_20210202, whole genome shotgun sequence includes the following:
- the LOC139145465 gene encoding ganglioside-induced differentiation-associated protein 1-like, yielding MESEAENQGVTLYINPIGYYAVRAMLALEFKNIPFNLCFIKTTNMEHLQPWFVKLNPHAKIPVMVHRKRAISDSRQILEYIDSELQGSGKLYPEKGSAEWKRVQDFQDLIDSFYMGDLVGGCYKYPAYVPEPDPGPMDHDACTRVYKYHNESIRYAKEMAAKHPELKEIYETKSSKTPLCNPTEDDFQDLLRHLQGIFDFAESELKSSQDRGRLYIVGDKFSAGDIYLLVFLKFLGFLGFSSYWRSGNHPFLERYFEEMQKLPSCSKILNDYEARTTVQKKSVVSAEQHKM